The Lepeophtheirus salmonis chromosome 1, UVic_Lsal_1.4, whole genome shotgun sequence genome has a segment encoding these proteins:
- the AspRS gene encoding aspartate--tRNA ligase, cytoplasmic isoform X2 translates to MTTGSEIDAKIREQGDKIRKMKADKAAKSLITPEVSSLLALKAEFKTTTGKDWKPDIEMGGSSAGESGGDQLSLQIKEQGDKIRDLKSSSAEKSLITAEVQVLLKLKGEYKSLMGKDWDPKASSSGSKSGDAPVVLVYTPGKKHTPEDETELLKSAEDILNLKITQCGDFIRKLKTNKSPKEEVDLEVSNLLFLKQVYKKKTGNDWKPKGADQSTESKKEKKSAQPPPKADGEKSEKQLKREAKKADKKAKVAEIKGANNTNNNSEGKSSSNEEANDGPDVSKGYYGKRPMIQSVDKPDIQLTPIKILSPKLSDQIIWMRARLHTSRAKGKQCFCVLRQQEFTIQCVAFVSENMSKQMVKYISHVSKESIVDVQARISSVNNPIEGCSIKNVELQLIQFWVVSASEPKLPLQIEDAMRKETEDENALNITVNQDTRLDNRVLDLRTPTNQAIFRVESGVCRLFREILTKMGFIEMHSPKIISAASEGGANVFSVSYFKTKAYLAQSPQLYKQMAIAADFDKVFTVGAVFRAEDSNTHRHLTEFVGLDLEMAFQFHYHEVLNTIGAMFTEMFKGLRDNYSSEIKAISEQFPCEPFKFIDPPLVLEYIEGVGMLKEAGVEMGEEEDLSTPNEKLLGRLVKAKYDTDFYILDKYPLAVRPFYTMPDPKSSKFSNSYDMFMRGEEILSGAQRIHDPDFLIQRAKFHGVALDSIKAYVDSFRYGCPPHAGGGIGMERVCMLYLGLHNIRKTSMFPRDPKRFTP, encoded by the exons ATGACAACAGGTAGTGAAATAGACGCGAAAATTCGCGAACAAGGGGACAAAATCAGAAAGATGAAAGCCGACAAGGCTGCCAAGTCTCTCATCACACCGGAAGTATCCTCTTTGCTCGCACTCAAGGCTGAGTTTAAGACAACCACTGGAAAGGACTGGAAGCCTGATATTGAGATGGGCGGCTCCTCCGCAGGAGAGAGTGGAGGGGATCAACTCTCTCTTCAAATCAAGGAACAAGGAGATAAAATTCGAGATTTAAAGTCTTCCTCTGCTGAAAAGTCGCTCATTACTGCCGAGGTTCAAGTCCTCCTTAAACTCAAGGGGGAGTACAAGTCACTTATGGGGAAGGATTGGGATCCTAAAGCCTCCAGTTCAGGAAGCAAGTCGGGTGATGCACCAGTTGTACTTGTTTATACTCCGGGTAAAAAACACACTCCTGAAGATGAAACTGAGCTTTTAAAATCTGCGGAAGACATTCTCAATCTCAAAATCACACAGTGTGGAGACTTTATTAGGAAATTAAAGACAAACAAGTCTCCCAAGGAAGAAGTTGACTTGGAAGTCTCAAACTTGCTATTTTTGAAAcaagtatataaaaagaaaacaggGAATGATTGGAAGCCCAAAGGTGCGGATCAAAGCACAGAGTccaagaaagaaaagaaatctgCTCAACCTCCTCCCAAGGCCGATGG GGAGAAATCTGAAAAGCAATTAAAGAGAGAGGCGAAAAAGGCAGATAAAAAGGCCAAAGTTGCAGAAATAAAGGGTGCAAATAACACCAATAATAATTCTGAGGGCAAAAGTTCATCAAATGAGGAAGCCAATGATGGGCCAGATGTATCTAAAGGGTATTATGGTAAACGACCAATGATTCAATCTGTTGATAAACCAGATATTCAATTAACCCCCATTAAGATTTTGTCTCCTAAGTTATCTGATCAAATTATTTGGATGAGAGCTCGGCTACACACAAGTAGAGCTAAAG GgaagcaatgcttttgcgttctTAGACAGCAGGAGTTTACCATTCAGTGTGTGGCTTTCGTCAGTGAAAATATGAGCAAGCAAATGGTCAAGTACATCTCTCACGTCTCGAAGGAAAGTATTGTTGATGTTCAAGCTAGAATTTCATCTGTCAATAATCCTATTGAGGGTTGCTCTATTAAAAATGTTGAACTCCAGTTAATCCAATTTTGGGTTGTATCTGCCTCAGAGCCAAAACTTCCTCTTCAAATCGAGGATGCTATGAGGAAAGAAACAGAGGATGAGAATGCACTAAACATTACAGTCAATCAGGATACAAGATTG gATAATAGAGTTTTGGATCTTCGAACCCCAACAAATCAAGCTATATTCCGAGTTGAAAGTGGAGTTTGTCGGCTTTTCCgtgaaattttaacaaaaatgggCTTTATCGAAATGCATTCTCCCAAAATTATATCTGCTGCTTCCGAAGGAGGAGCAAACGTTTTTTcggtttcatattttaaaacaaaagcatATTTAGCTCAATCGCCTCAATTGTACAAGCAAATGGCTATTGCTGCCGATTTTGATAAAGTATTTACTGTTGGTGCTGTCTTTCGTGCTGAGGATTCCAATACCCATAGGCATTTGACAGAATTTGTTGGTTTGGATCTTGAAATGGCCTTCCAGTTTCATTACCATGAG GTTTTAAATACAATTGGAGCTATGTTCACAGAAATGTTTAAGGGTCTTCGTGATAATTATAGCTCAGAAATCAAAGCCATCAGTGAGCAATTCCCCTGTGagccttttaaatttattgatccACCCTTAGTCCTGGAATATATTGAAGGTGTAGGGATGCTCAAAGAAGCCGGCGTGGAAATGGGCGAGGAAGAGGATCTTTCCACACCCAATGAAAAACTTTTAGGACGTTTAGTTAAGGCTAAATATGACACAGATTTCTATATTCTTGATAAGTATCCCCTTGCTGTTCGACCTTTTTATACGATGCCAGATCCTAAAAGTTCCAAGTTTTCTAATTCATACGATATGTTTATGAGGGGTGAAGAGATTCTGAGCGGTGCACAACGGATCCATGATCCTGATTTTCTTATTCAAAGAGCAAAGTTCCATGGAGTCG CTTTGGACTCAATCAAGGCATACGTTGACTCCTTCAGGTACGGTTGTCCTCCTCATGCTGGGGGTGGAATTGGAATGGAGCGGGTTTGTATGTTGTATTTAGGATTACACAACATCCGAAAAACGTCCATGTTTCCTCGTGATCCTAAGAGATTTACTCCTTAA
- the LOC121130007 gene encoding TLC domain-containing protein 2, producing MMSMQLNISQLDKSHYPLLCVAGSFTCFWALNYCIRLQFPWNDNQRFSWKWRNTMVSFIHSNLTGIWAPLCFVFNPVLSNDLVGAYDLNVHSIIAVSLGYFLYDFVDMSLQISANTRSRQTYQLLLHHFTVIMCFSIAVTTKTFLPYATLCLFIELNSIFLHARQLLILHSVPRNSSLYVLISYLNVGTFIAFRILLIGWLTRWLIIHTNNVPYITGTIIAFTLATIAWLNVLLFYRILVSDFLHNKKFVASS from the exons ATGATGTCGATGCAACTAAATATATCTCAATTGGATAAGAGCCATTATCCTCTTCTCTGCGTTGCCGGTAGTTTCACCTGTTTTTGGGCTCTTAACTATTGTATACGTCTCCAATTCCCATGGAACGATAATCAGAGATTCTCCTGGAAATGGAGAAACACCATGGTGAGCTTTATTCATTCCAATTTAACGGGGATTTGGGCACCACTCTGCTTCGTATTCAATCCAGTACTCTCCAATGATCTTGTAGGAGCCTATGACTTGAATGTCCATTCCATTATTGCTGTCAGCCTTGGATATTTCCTCTATGATTTTGTAGATATGAGTTTGCAAATATCGGCCAACACGCGGAG CCGACAAACATATCAACTCCTTCTACATCATTTCACAGTCATCATGTGCTTCTCCATTGCTGTTACTACGAAAACATTCCTACCCTACGCAACTCTATGCCTATTTATAGAgctcaattctatttttttacatgcaaGACAACTCCTCATTCTCCATAGTGTCCCTCGTAATTCCTCTCTCTATGTCCTTATTTCATACTTAAACGTTGGAACATTCATTGCTTTTCGGATCCTTTTGATTGGCTGGCTCACTCGCTGGCTCATAATTCACACAAACAATGTTCCTTATATTACTGGAACCATTATTGCATTCACGTTGGCCACCATTGCTTGGCtcaatgttcttttattttatcgtATTCTTGTCTCTGACTTTTTGCACAATAAGAAATTTGTAGcttcatcttaa
- the AspRS gene encoding aspartate--tRNA ligase, cytoplasmic isoform X1 has product MTSKLNAIYVTFLISEYCCCTYVGLISLCLQRDPPGSETQVSSCLIRLKLTKSEEVQLLKDFKMTTGSEIDAKIREQGDKIRKMKADKAAKSLITPEVSSLLALKAEFKTTTGKDWKPDIEMGGSSAGESGGDQLSLQIKEQGDKIRDLKSSSAEKSLITAEVQVLLKLKGEYKSLMGKDWDPKASSSGSKSGDAPVVLVYTPGKKHTPEDETELLKSAEDILNLKITQCGDFIRKLKTNKSPKEEVDLEVSNLLFLKQVYKKKTGNDWKPKGADQSTESKKEKKSAQPPPKADGEKSEKQLKREAKKADKKAKVAEIKGANNTNNNSEGKSSSNEEANDGPDVSKGYYGKRPMIQSVDKPDIQLTPIKILSPKLSDQIIWMRARLHTSRAKGKQCFCVLRQQEFTIQCVAFVSENMSKQMVKYISHVSKESIVDVQARISSVNNPIEGCSIKNVELQLIQFWVVSASEPKLPLQIEDAMRKETEDENALNITVNQDTRLDNRVLDLRTPTNQAIFRVESGVCRLFREILTKMGFIEMHSPKIISAASEGGANVFSVSYFKTKAYLAQSPQLYKQMAIAADFDKVFTVGAVFRAEDSNTHRHLTEFVGLDLEMAFQFHYHEVLNTIGAMFTEMFKGLRDNYSSEIKAISEQFPCEPFKFIDPPLVLEYIEGVGMLKEAGVEMGEEEDLSTPNEKLLGRLVKAKYDTDFYILDKYPLAVRPFYTMPDPKSSKFSNSYDMFMRGEEILSGAQRIHDPDFLIQRAKFHGVALDSIKAYVDSFRYGCPPHAGGGIGMERVCMLYLGLHNIRKTSMFPRDPKRFTP; this is encoded by the exons ATGACGTCAAAATTGAATGCAATATACGTCACTTTTCTTATTAGTGAGTACTGCTGCTGTACATACGTAGG cTTGATCTCTCTCTGTTTACAACGTGATCCTCCTGGATCGGAAACTCAAGTTAGTTCTTGCTTAATTAGACTTAAATTGACCAAAAGTGAAGAAGTTCAACTACTGAAGGATTTCAAAATGACAACAGGTAGTGAAATAGACGCGAAAATTCGCGAACAAGGGGACAAAATCAGAAAGATGAAAGCCGACAAGGCTGCCAAGTCTCTCATCACACCGGAAGTATCCTCTTTGCTCGCACTCAAGGCTGAGTTTAAGACAACCACTGGAAAGGACTGGAAGCCTGATATTGAGATGGGCGGCTCCTCCGCAGGAGAGAGTGGAGGGGATCAACTCTCTCTTCAAATCAAGGAACAAGGAGATAAAATTCGAGATTTAAAGTCTTCCTCTGCTGAAAAGTCGCTCATTACTGCCGAGGTTCAAGTCCTCCTTAAACTCAAGGGGGAGTACAAGTCACTTATGGGGAAGGATTGGGATCCTAAAGCCTCCAGTTCAGGAAGCAAGTCGGGTGATGCACCAGTTGTACTTGTTTATACTCCGGGTAAAAAACACACTCCTGAAGATGAAACTGAGCTTTTAAAATCTGCGGAAGACATTCTCAATCTCAAAATCACACAGTGTGGAGACTTTATTAGGAAATTAAAGACAAACAAGTCTCCCAAGGAAGAAGTTGACTTGGAAGTCTCAAACTTGCTATTTTTGAAAcaagtatataaaaagaaaacaggGAATGATTGGAAGCCCAAAGGTGCGGATCAAAGCACAGAGTccaagaaagaaaagaaatctgCTCAACCTCCTCCCAAGGCCGATGG GGAGAAATCTGAAAAGCAATTAAAGAGAGAGGCGAAAAAGGCAGATAAAAAGGCCAAAGTTGCAGAAATAAAGGGTGCAAATAACACCAATAATAATTCTGAGGGCAAAAGTTCATCAAATGAGGAAGCCAATGATGGGCCAGATGTATCTAAAGGGTATTATGGTAAACGACCAATGATTCAATCTGTTGATAAACCAGATATTCAATTAACCCCCATTAAGATTTTGTCTCCTAAGTTATCTGATCAAATTATTTGGATGAGAGCTCGGCTACACACAAGTAGAGCTAAAG GgaagcaatgcttttgcgttctTAGACAGCAGGAGTTTACCATTCAGTGTGTGGCTTTCGTCAGTGAAAATATGAGCAAGCAAATGGTCAAGTACATCTCTCACGTCTCGAAGGAAAGTATTGTTGATGTTCAAGCTAGAATTTCATCTGTCAATAATCCTATTGAGGGTTGCTCTATTAAAAATGTTGAACTCCAGTTAATCCAATTTTGGGTTGTATCTGCCTCAGAGCCAAAACTTCCTCTTCAAATCGAGGATGCTATGAGGAAAGAAACAGAGGATGAGAATGCACTAAACATTACAGTCAATCAGGATACAAGATTG gATAATAGAGTTTTGGATCTTCGAACCCCAACAAATCAAGCTATATTCCGAGTTGAAAGTGGAGTTTGTCGGCTTTTCCgtgaaattttaacaaaaatgggCTTTATCGAAATGCATTCTCCCAAAATTATATCTGCTGCTTCCGAAGGAGGAGCAAACGTTTTTTcggtttcatattttaaaacaaaagcatATTTAGCTCAATCGCCTCAATTGTACAAGCAAATGGCTATTGCTGCCGATTTTGATAAAGTATTTACTGTTGGTGCTGTCTTTCGTGCTGAGGATTCCAATACCCATAGGCATTTGACAGAATTTGTTGGTTTGGATCTTGAAATGGCCTTCCAGTTTCATTACCATGAG GTTTTAAATACAATTGGAGCTATGTTCACAGAAATGTTTAAGGGTCTTCGTGATAATTATAGCTCAGAAATCAAAGCCATCAGTGAGCAATTCCCCTGTGagccttttaaatttattgatccACCCTTAGTCCTGGAATATATTGAAGGTGTAGGGATGCTCAAAGAAGCCGGCGTGGAAATGGGCGAGGAAGAGGATCTTTCCACACCCAATGAAAAACTTTTAGGACGTTTAGTTAAGGCTAAATATGACACAGATTTCTATATTCTTGATAAGTATCCCCTTGCTGTTCGACCTTTTTATACGATGCCAGATCCTAAAAGTTCCAAGTTTTCTAATTCATACGATATGTTTATGAGGGGTGAAGAGATTCTGAGCGGTGCACAACGGATCCATGATCCTGATTTTCTTATTCAAAGAGCAAAGTTCCATGGAGTCG CTTTGGACTCAATCAAGGCATACGTTGACTCCTTCAGGTACGGTTGTCCTCCTCATGCTGGGGGTGGAATTGGAATGGAGCGGGTTTGTATGTTGTATTTAGGATTACACAACATCCGAAAAACGTCCATGTTTCCTCGTGATCCTAAGAGATTTACTCCTTAA